In Vibrio lentus, a single genomic region encodes these proteins:
- a CDS encoding GNAT family N-acetyltransferase, whose translation MSPDFQINTQHLSLKIIEATDAPEFSRLIQTSPSLFPWVDWCHDAFSIVEAEKFILATRLNWVKADAFGFGIFERHSNQLVGMVAINELYHTFNMASLGYWVGDEFQRKGIAKEAMLTLFEFCFAQLKLTRLEIVCDTENLPSQRLIEKCGAERETIAKNRFIFNGKPKDGVVYSVLPPTS comes from the coding sequence ATGAGCCCTGACTTTCAGATAAATACTCAACACCTCAGCCTCAAAATTATTGAAGCTACAGACGCTCCTGAGTTCTCTCGGTTGATCCAAACATCCCCTAGCCTATTTCCATGGGTAGACTGGTGCCACGATGCGTTCTCTATTGTAGAAGCCGAAAAATTCATTCTGGCTACCCGCTTAAATTGGGTAAAAGCAGACGCATTTGGGTTTGGTATTTTTGAACGCCACAGCAATCAACTAGTTGGAATGGTGGCAATTAATGAGCTTTACCATACCTTCAATATGGCAAGTTTAGGTTATTGGGTTGGCGACGAGTTTCAACGAAAAGGGATTGCCAAAGAAGCGATGCTGACGTTATTTGAATTCTGCTTTGCTCAACTCAAACTAACGCGTTTAGAGATTGTTTGCGATACAGAAAACCTACCAAGCCAAAGGCTGATTGAGAAGTGTGGCGCAGAGCGTGAAACCATTGCCAAGAACCGCTTTATCTTTAACGGCAAACCAAAAGACGGCGTGGTTTATTCTGTATTGCCTCCAACCTCTTAG
- a CDS encoding NAD(P)/FAD-dependent oxidoreductase, whose product MTKIIVVGGGAGGLELATKLGRTLGRKKRAQITLVDRKASHLWKPLLHEVATGSLDEGVDALSYRAHAKNHYFDFQMGSLNDIDRERKVIALSELKDDHGELLMPSRELEYDILVMAIGSTSNDFNTPGVRDNCIFLDSPEQAHRFRTEMNNQFLKLHAKNGQGTVDIAIVGAGATGVELSAELHNAVKELRTYGFGDLDSSKLNVNLVEAGERILPALPPRISSAAHSELTKLGVNVRTNTMVIQADSEGLTTKDGDKIPAQIMVWAAGIKAPDFLKDIGGLETNRINQLVVKNTLQTTLDDNIFAIGDLAQCTQADGSFVPPRAQAAHQMASCAFSNIIAKLNGRDLKDYVYKDKGSLVSLSRFSTVGSLMGNLTKGSMMVEGRIARVVYISLYRMHQVALHGIIKTSLMMLVGRINRVLRPNLKLH is encoded by the coding sequence GTGACAAAAATTATCGTAGTAGGCGGTGGTGCTGGTGGTTTAGAACTAGCAACTAAGCTAGGCCGCACTTTAGGTCGTAAAAAACGTGCCCAGATTACTCTGGTTGACCGTAAAGCAAGCCACCTATGGAAACCATTACTTCATGAAGTAGCAACAGGTTCACTGGACGAAGGTGTTGATGCATTAAGCTACCGCGCACATGCAAAAAACCATTACTTCGATTTCCAAATGGGCAGCCTGAACGACATCGATCGTGAGCGTAAAGTGATTGCACTGAGCGAACTGAAAGATGATCACGGTGAATTGCTGATGCCAAGCCGTGAATTGGAATACGACATTCTAGTGATGGCAATTGGTTCAACGTCAAACGACTTCAACACTCCTGGCGTTCGTGACAACTGTATTTTCCTTGATAGCCCAGAACAAGCTCACCGTTTCCGTACGGAAATGAACAACCAGTTCTTAAAACTTCACGCTAAAAACGGTCAAGGCACTGTTGATATCGCGATTGTTGGTGCTGGCGCTACAGGTGTAGAGCTTTCTGCTGAGCTTCACAACGCTGTGAAAGAGCTTCGTACTTACGGTTTTGGTGATCTAGATTCAAGCAAGCTGAACGTTAACCTTGTTGAAGCGGGTGAGCGAATTCTTCCAGCTCTACCACCTCGTATTTCGAGTGCCGCGCACTCTGAGCTAACTAAGCTTGGTGTTAACGTGCGTACTAACACTATGGTGATTCAGGCTGATTCTGAAGGTCTAACAACCAAAGATGGCGATAAGATTCCAGCGCAAATCATGGTTTGGGCGGCGGGTATCAAAGCACCAGACTTCCTGAAAGATATTGGTGGTCTTGAGACTAACCGTATCAACCAATTGGTTGTGAAAAACACGCTGCAAACCACGCTTGATGATAATATCTTTGCTATTGGCGACTTAGCACAATGTACACAAGCGGATGGTTCATTTGTTCCACCTCGTGCACAAGCTGCTCACCAAATGGCAAGCTGCGCATTCAGCAACATCATTGCTAAGCTGAACGGCCGTGACCTGAAAGATTATGTCTACAAAGACAAAGGCTCGCTTGTTTCACTAAGCCGTTTCTCTACGGTAGGTAGCTTGATGGGTAACCTGACTAAAGGCTCAATGATGGTCGAAGGTCGTATTGCTCGCGTGGTTTACATCTCTTTGTATCGCATGCACCAAGTCGCGCTTCACGGCATCATCAAAACGTCGTTAATGATGTTGGTAGGCCGAATCAACCGTGTGTTGCGTCCAAATCTGAAGCTGCACTAA
- a CDS encoding peptidoglycan binding protein CsiV, with translation MKRLIPLLLLFVSLPSLAQRQFDIEVIIFKRAVDAEKVNESWPNTQPKISLERVGSFQDTQYRSKKGVQMLPYSEYKLTPQKDKLRKHAGFEVLMHTAWRQGDQGKSSAPVFHIQAGKDFSKDFNADGSEKGAITAGSADGFKEETIDKPLYELDGKLQIYVQHYLYAETTLDLKAPSVREVTLKEQPIELDTPVSGADSNVQVGNLTEISPTVQVEEFLKSYRMDQKRRMRSTETHYLDHPLLGMVIQVRRVAQ, from the coding sequence ATGAAAAGACTGATCCCACTGCTACTATTGTTCGTCTCACTGCCAAGTTTGGCTCAGAGACAATTTGATATAGAAGTGATCATTTTCAAGCGCGCAGTTGATGCCGAAAAAGTCAACGAATCTTGGCCGAACACTCAGCCGAAGATTTCACTTGAGCGCGTTGGTTCATTTCAAGATACCCAATACCGATCTAAGAAAGGCGTACAAATGTTGCCTTACTCAGAGTACAAGCTAACGCCTCAGAAAGACAAACTGCGTAAGCATGCAGGCTTTGAAGTTCTGATGCATACTGCGTGGCGTCAAGGTGACCAAGGTAAGAGCTCAGCTCCGGTTTTCCATATTCAAGCAGGTAAAGACTTCTCTAAAGATTTCAATGCAGATGGTTCTGAAAAAGGTGCTATCACCGCAGGCAGTGCAGATGGATTCAAAGAAGAGACCATTGATAAGCCACTATACGAACTAGACGGCAAGCTACAGATCTACGTGCAGCATTACCTATACGCTGAAACCACGCTCGATTTAAAAGCGCCAAGCGTTCGTGAAGTGACTCTGAAAGAACAGCCTATTGAATTAGACACACCAGTAAGCGGTGCAGACAGCAATGTTCAAGTGGGCAACTTAACTGAGATCTCACCGACGGTACAGGTAGAAGAGTTCCTTAAGAGCTACCGCATGGATCAAAAGCGTCGTATGCGTAGTACAGAAACTCACTACCTTGATCACCCGCTTCTAGGTATGGTGATTCAAGTTCGACGTGTAGCGCAGTAA
- the lolC gene encoding lipoprotein-releasing ABC transporter permease subunit LolC, with protein MFHPISLFVGLRYLKGRSGDRFSRFVSYMSTAGITIGVLSLVTVLSVMNGFEAQLKDRILGVLPQAVVYEQGGTTSLSAQAPSFAEQMSLNGHVEPIVRSEAVIQSPAQLSAGLLIGIEPNSDDPLQNHLIAGRLSSLKAGQYQLFLGHTLARNLKVSMGDKVRLMVTSASQYTPLGRIPSQRNFTVAGIFNTGSDIDAQLMVTDIKDAGRLMRYKSDTISGWRLFFDDPFEVANLSNTPLPEGWVWSDWRDQRGELFQAVRMEKNMMGLMLGLIIGVAAFNIISALIMVVMEKQSEVAILKTQGMRDGQVMGIFMVQGASSGVIGALSGGILGVILASNLNTILEVMGVALFSFGGQLPILINPIQIAVVVVLAIALSLVATVFPSYRASSVKPAEALRYE; from the coding sequence ATGTTTCATCCTATTTCATTGTTTGTTGGCCTGCGTTATTTGAAAGGCCGTTCAGGTGATCGCTTTAGCCGTTTTGTTTCTTATATGTCGACAGCCGGAATCACCATTGGTGTGCTGTCTCTGGTTACTGTTTTGTCGGTAATGAATGGATTCGAAGCGCAGTTAAAAGACCGAATTCTTGGTGTACTTCCTCAAGCCGTTGTATACGAGCAAGGAGGCACTACGTCACTTTCTGCTCAAGCGCCTAGCTTTGCGGAACAAATGTCACTCAATGGCCACGTAGAACCTATTGTTCGCAGTGAAGCGGTGATCCAAAGTCCTGCTCAGTTATCTGCGGGCTTGTTAATCGGTATTGAGCCAAATTCCGATGACCCTCTTCAGAATCATTTAATTGCAGGCAGACTGTCTTCACTCAAAGCTGGCCAGTATCAGCTTTTCCTTGGTCATACTTTGGCAAGAAACTTGAAAGTGTCTATGGGTGACAAAGTTCGCTTAATGGTCACTAGCGCCAGCCAATACACTCCGTTAGGGCGTATTCCTAGCCAACGAAATTTTACCGTAGCTGGCATTTTTAACACGGGCTCGGATATCGATGCTCAATTGATGGTTACCGACATCAAAGACGCAGGGCGATTGATGCGTTATAAGTCTGATACGATTTCAGGCTGGCGACTGTTTTTTGATGACCCATTTGAAGTCGCAAATTTATCGAATACCCCGCTACCAGAAGGTTGGGTGTGGAGTGATTGGCGTGATCAACGTGGCGAGCTTTTCCAAGCCGTTCGTATGGAAAAAAATATGATGGGCTTGATGCTTGGGCTGATTATTGGTGTTGCTGCGTTTAATATCATTTCTGCGCTGATTATGGTGGTGATGGAGAAGCAATCCGAAGTCGCCATCTTAAAAACGCAAGGTATGCGTGATGGCCAAGTCATGGGGATCTTCATGGTTCAAGGTGCAAGTAGTGGTGTGATCGGCGCATTATCTGGTGGCATCCTTGGCGTGATCTTAGCTTCGAACCTCAACACTATTTTAGAGGTGATGGGTGTCGCTCTGTTCTCATTTGGTGGGCAACTGCCAATATTGATTAACCCAATCCAAATTGCGGTTGTTGTGGTTTTGGCTATTGCACTTAGCCTTGTCGCGACTGTATTTCCTTCTTATCGTGCATCTTCTGTGAAACCTGCTGAGGCCCTTCGTTATGAGTAA
- the lolD gene encoding lipoprotein-releasing ABC transporter ATP-binding protein LolD produces the protein MSNFLQCNDIRKTYREGSLDTEVLKGVSFEIEKGELVAIIGTSGSGKSTLLHILGALDDASDGSVSFLGQDLASLSSNKQAKLRNQHLGFVYQFHHLLSDFSALENVAMPLLIGGEKPAKAKEEAQRLLDKVGLSHRVDHRPSELSGGERQRVAIARALVNKPALVLADEPTGNLDHNTALSIYDLMRELNREYDTAFLVVTHDGELAGKMDRQLHMQDGLLVNVEKEES, from the coding sequence ATGAGTAATTTCCTTCAATGTAATGATATCCGTAAAACGTACCGCGAGGGTTCGTTGGATACCGAAGTCCTCAAAGGTGTCAGCTTCGAAATTGAAAAAGGCGAGTTGGTTGCAATCATTGGTACCTCCGGTTCCGGTAAAAGTACGTTATTGCATATTTTAGGTGCATTGGATGATGCTTCTGACGGCAGCGTGAGTTTTCTCGGGCAGGACTTAGCATCTTTGAGTTCGAATAAGCAAGCCAAGCTTCGTAATCAGCACCTTGGTTTTGTTTATCAATTTCATCATCTTCTTTCGGACTTCTCGGCGCTTGAAAACGTAGCAATGCCGTTGCTAATTGGTGGTGAAAAGCCTGCTAAAGCAAAAGAAGAAGCACAACGTTTGTTGGATAAAGTCGGATTGAGTCATCGTGTTGACCACAGACCTTCCGAGCTTTCTGGTGGTGAGAGACAACGTGTAGCGATTGCGCGAGCTTTAGTTAATAAGCCGGCTTTGGTGTTGGCGGATGAACCAACAGGTAACCTCGACCACAACACAGCACTGTCTATTTACGATTTAATGCGTGAATTGAACCGCGAATACGATACCGCTTTCTTGGTTGTAACCCATGATGGCGAACTTGCTGGCAAGATGGACCGTCAATTGCACATGCAAGACGGTTTGCTGGTTAACGTAGAAAAAGAGGAGAGCTAA
- a CDS encoding DUF2062 domain-containing protein — translation MPRKFIKRFMPDHELIKRQKALKIFGNVLYNPNLWCLNRRSAAGAFAVGLFMAFVPLPSQMIMSAGLAVACGVNLPLSVALVWISNPVTMPVLFYFAYKVGAFVMHVPPQAFHFELSWDFILAQMSTIGPPFLLGCMICGVISAMIGYFGIRGLWRYSVVRSWKKRQARY, via the coding sequence ATGCCAAGAAAGTTTATCAAACGATTTATGCCTGACCATGAGCTCATCAAGCGTCAGAAAGCATTGAAAATTTTTGGCAATGTTTTGTACAACCCCAACTTATGGTGCCTTAATCGTCGCTCTGCGGCTGGCGCGTTCGCTGTTGGGTTATTCATGGCGTTTGTCCCTTTACCAAGTCAAATGATTATGTCTGCAGGCCTTGCTGTTGCATGTGGTGTTAACCTACCGCTGTCTGTCGCATTGGTTTGGATCAGTAATCCCGTGACTATGCCGGTGCTGTTCTACTTTGCTTATAAAGTAGGTGCGTTTGTTATGCATGTGCCGCCTCAAGCTTTCCACTTTGAATTGTCTTGGGATTTCATCTTGGCGCAAATGAGCACCATCGGACCTCCGTTCCTATTAGGTTGCATGATTTGTGGCGTTATCTCTGCGATGATTGGCTACTTTGGTATTCGCGGGTTATGGCGCTATTCAGTCGTAAGAAGCTGGAAAAAACGACAAGCAAGGTACTGA
- the lolE gene encoding lipoprotein-releasing ABC transporter permease subunit LolE, with protein sequence MFSFLSLLIGGRFSRAKQRDKLVSFISLSSTIGIAVGVAVIIIGLSAMNGFERELQSRVLSVIPHGEFEGVNEPVTRWEHVIEQATQHEDVVAAAPYVKITALAEKGKELKAIEVRGVDPQLEQQVSSLSSFIDKQAWSEFKAGQQQIILGSGVANVLGAKVGDYLTLMIPTVNGSVKVQAPKRVRVKVVGLLTLNGQIDHSLALIPIGDAQVYANLGEAVTGVSLKVTDVLNANSIVREVGNQLDVYVYLRSWQQKFGFLYRDIQLVRTIMYLVMVLVIGVACFNIVSTLMMAVKDRASEIAILRTMGASDGLVKRIFVWQGVFSGVLGSLVGSAIGVLVALNLTTLIKGLEKLVDHQFLSGDIYFVDFLPSQLDMTDVVVVSGTAIVLSLLATWYPASRAAKLNPASVLSSK encoded by the coding sequence GTGTTTTCTTTTTTATCTCTATTGATAGGTGGCCGATTTAGTCGGGCGAAGCAACGAGACAAGTTGGTCTCGTTTATCTCTCTGTCTTCGACGATCGGTATTGCCGTTGGTGTCGCGGTGATCATCATTGGTTTGTCTGCGATGAATGGCTTTGAGCGTGAACTGCAGTCACGAGTGCTTTCTGTTATCCCGCATGGAGAATTTGAGGGCGTCAATGAACCTGTGACACGCTGGGAGCATGTGATCGAACAAGCGACCCAACATGAAGATGTTGTCGCAGCTGCGCCTTATGTGAAAATTACCGCGCTTGCCGAAAAGGGCAAAGAGCTGAAAGCAATTGAAGTTCGCGGTGTTGACCCACAACTTGAGCAACAAGTCTCAAGCCTATCGAGTTTTATCGATAAGCAAGCTTGGAGTGAGTTTAAGGCAGGGCAACAACAGATTATCTTGGGCTCTGGCGTGGCCAATGTACTTGGCGCGAAAGTGGGTGATTATCTGACTCTGATGATCCCGACGGTGAATGGGTCAGTGAAAGTTCAAGCGCCTAAACGTGTTCGAGTCAAAGTTGTTGGTTTGCTGACGCTTAACGGCCAAATAGATCACAGCTTGGCTCTAATCCCGATTGGCGATGCGCAAGTCTACGCAAACCTAGGCGAGGCAGTGACAGGGGTTTCTTTAAAAGTGACCGATGTGCTGAACGCAAACTCGATTGTGCGTGAAGTGGGTAACCAGCTTGATGTGTACGTGTACTTACGTAGTTGGCAACAGAAGTTTGGTTTCTTGTACCGAGATATCCAGTTGGTTCGCACTATCATGTATCTAGTGATGGTATTGGTTATTGGTGTAGCTTGTTTCAATATTGTCTCGACGCTAATGATGGCAGTAAAAGACAGAGCATCAGAGATCGCAATATTAAGAACCATGGGCGCATCGGACGGCCTTGTGAAACGCATTTTCGTTTGGCAGGGCGTATTCTCAGGCGTGTTAGGTAGCTTGGTGGGCAGTGCAATAGGCGTGTTAGTCGCGCTTAATCTCACGACTCTTATCAAAGGGCTTGAAAAGTTGGTCGATCACCAGTTCTTGTCCGGTGATATCTACTTTGTCGACTTCTTGCCTTCGCAACTCGATATGACGGATGTTGTTGTAGTTTCTGGTACTGCTATTGTTCTGAGCTTACTTGCTACGTGGTACCCAGCATCACGCGCGGCGAAGTTAAACCCGGCCTCAGTACTTAGTTCTAAATAG
- the ycfP gene encoding alpha/beta hydrolase YcfP, translated as MIIYLHGFDSTSPGNHEKILQLQFIDDDVRFINYSTLHPKHDMQHLLKEVHKVIEQSDDPHPIICGVGLGGFWSERIGFLCGIKQVVFNPNLQPENNMVGRIDRPEEYEDIATKCVAQYRMKNKGRCLVVLSREDEIHDNTRTEAELGDYYEVIWDEKESHKFKKISQHLQAMKAFKNA; from the coding sequence ATGATTATTTATCTACACGGCTTCGACTCAACTAGCCCGGGCAATCACGAAAAAATACTGCAGTTGCAATTCATTGATGATGACGTTCGTTTCATCAACTACAGTACTTTGCATCCAAAGCACGATATGCAGCATCTTCTTAAAGAAGTGCATAAAGTGATAGAACAATCTGATGATCCGCACCCTATTATCTGTGGGGTAGGCTTAGGGGGTTTTTGGTCAGAGCGTATTGGTTTCTTATGCGGGATTAAGCAAGTGGTTTTCAACCCTAACCTGCAACCTGAGAACAATATGGTGGGTCGAATTGATCGTCCTGAAGAGTATGAAGATATTGCGACGAAGTGTGTCGCTCAGTATCGTATGAAAAACAAGGGACGCTGTTTAGTTGTGTTGTCTCGTGAAGATGAAATTCACGACAATACGCGAACGGAAGCTGAACTTGGCGATTACTATGAGGTAATCTGGGATGAAAAAGAGAGCCATAAATTTAAAAAGATCTCTCAACACCTTCAAGCAATGAAAGCGTTTAAAAACGCCTAA
- the mfd gene encoding transcription-repair coupling factor, which yields MTKQSIFTLPKLKGAGDKKHIGNLVGSSLALAIAKLAEQHNSHTLLAVPDPQIALKLQSEIEQFTSHEVALFPDWETLPYDSFSPHQEIISDRIARLYALPTLKDGITIVPISTLLQRQSPRDFLLQHTLMVKTGDLYSLEKLRLQLEKSGYRYVDQVFGPGEYASRGSILDLFPMGSKDPYRIDFFDDEIDTIRTFDPENQRSIEDISEIRLLPAHEFPTSESAIEDFRIRWRQQFDARREPESVYMQVSKGTWPAGIEYWQPLFFDHTETLFDYVADEAQLLVLGDVETAVDAFLTDVAHRYEQRGVDPLRPLLNPEQLWLKKDELFAHFKQKPQVNLSLDTIEEKAGRINLPVASLPDLSVQHQNKEPLANLRKFTEAFDGKVVFSVESEGRREALSELLNGIKVRPSEVENLDAAIKAKDKFSLILGSAEHGFIQEEQNIALICESDLLGDRVIQRRKKDKKSVNSDTVIRHLAELKPGQPVVHIDHGIGRYIGLQTLEAGGMKTEYVTLEYQNDAKLYVPVASLNLIGRYSGGAEDSAPLHKLGGEAWQKARKRAAEKVRDVAAELLDVYAKRELKPGYKFVLDRGQYATFKSGFPFEETDDQAMAINAVMSDMCQAKAMDRLVCGDVGFGKTEVAMRAAFVCTDNNKQVAVLVPTTLLAQQHFENFRDRFANLPIRVEVLSRFKSAKEQKLIMQDVADGKVDILVGTHKLLSSEIKFQDLGLLVVDEEHRFGVRQKEKVKAMRADVDILTLTATPIPRTLNMAMSGMRDLSIIATPPARRLAIKTFVRESDDAVVREAVLREIMRGGQVYFLHNQVDTIEKTAESLQKLIPEARVTVAHGQMRERELERIMNDFYHQRFNLLVCTTIIETGIDVPTANTILMDRADNLGLAQLHQLRGRVGRSHHQAYAYMLTPHPKAMSKDAIKRLDAIASLEDLGAGFTLATHDLEIRGAGELLGDEQSGQIQSVGFTLYMEMLEQAVEALKEGREPSLDDLLREQTEIEMRLPALLPDDYIPDINTRLSTYKRIASVSDTDELAELKVELIDRFGTLPDATKNLLSVSELKLAAASIKAKKIEAHDKGGFLEFYPDADINPAYLVKLLQSQPQKFSMEGPTKFKFTIPLVDRRKRIQFVSDLLGEFRQNLLPSA from the coding sequence ATGACAAAACAATCCATTTTTACACTACCTAAGCTCAAGGGCGCCGGTGATAAAAAACACATCGGCAACCTAGTTGGTTCATCTCTCGCGCTTGCTATCGCTAAACTTGCGGAGCAGCATAACAGCCATACTTTACTTGCGGTGCCCGATCCTCAGATCGCACTCAAGCTTCAATCAGAAATTGAGCAGTTTACGTCACATGAAGTGGCACTATTCCCTGATTGGGAGACACTGCCATACGACAGCTTCTCGCCACATCAAGAGATCATTTCTGACCGTATCGCGCGACTTTATGCATTGCCAACGTTAAAAGATGGCATCACGATCGTTCCGATCAGCACGCTACTACAACGTCAGTCGCCGCGTGACTTCTTGTTGCAACATACCTTAATGGTAAAAACGGGCGATCTCTACTCGTTGGAAAAGCTGCGTCTTCAGCTTGAAAAATCAGGCTATCGTTACGTTGATCAAGTATTTGGCCCCGGTGAGTACGCAAGCCGAGGTTCAATTCTCGACTTGTTCCCTATGGGCAGCAAAGACCCATATCGCATCGACTTTTTCGATGACGAGATCGACACCATCCGTACTTTCGATCCTGAAAACCAGCGCTCTATCGAAGACATTTCTGAGATCCGTTTACTGCCAGCACACGAGTTTCCGACCTCAGAAAGCGCAATCGAAGATTTCCGAATTCGCTGGCGTCAGCAATTTGATGCGCGCCGTGAACCCGAATCTGTCTACATGCAGGTTTCAAAAGGAACGTGGCCTGCCGGTATTGAATATTGGCAACCGCTGTTTTTTGACCACACCGAAACCTTATTCGATTACGTTGCCGATGAAGCGCAACTCTTGGTTCTTGGTGACGTAGAAACAGCCGTTGATGCTTTCCTTACCGACGTTGCTCACCGATACGAACAACGTGGTGTTGACCCACTAAGACCTTTATTGAATCCAGAGCAATTGTGGCTGAAAAAAGATGAGCTATTCGCTCACTTTAAGCAAAAACCACAAGTTAACCTGAGCTTAGACACGATTGAAGAAAAAGCTGGCCGTATCAACCTACCGGTTGCATCTCTGCCAGACTTGAGTGTTCAGCATCAAAATAAAGAGCCGCTAGCCAATCTCAGAAAATTCACGGAAGCCTTCGATGGCAAAGTGGTTTTTTCGGTTGAGTCTGAAGGTCGCCGTGAAGCTCTGAGTGAATTACTCAATGGCATTAAAGTACGACCAAGTGAAGTTGAAAACCTTGATGCGGCCATTAAAGCCAAAGACAAGTTCAGCCTCATATTAGGTTCAGCTGAACACGGCTTTATCCAGGAAGAGCAAAACATCGCTCTTATCTGTGAAAGTGATTTATTAGGCGATCGCGTTATACAACGTCGTAAGAAAGACAAGAAAAGCGTTAACAGCGATACCGTAATCCGTCACTTAGCAGAACTTAAACCGGGCCAACCGGTTGTTCACATTGACCACGGTATTGGCCGCTATATCGGCTTGCAAACACTTGAAGCCGGCGGCATGAAAACCGAATACGTAACGCTTGAGTATCAAAACGATGCCAAGTTATACGTGCCGGTTGCGTCTCTGAATTTGATTGGCCGCTATTCAGGTGGTGCTGAAGATTCTGCACCACTGCACAAACTCGGTGGCGAAGCATGGCAAAAAGCTCGTAAACGCGCCGCTGAAAAAGTCCGTGATGTTGCCGCAGAATTACTTGATGTTTACGCTAAGCGTGAGCTCAAACCTGGCTACAAGTTTGTATTGGATCGTGGTCAATACGCAACCTTCAAATCTGGCTTTCCTTTTGAAGAAACCGACGACCAAGCGATGGCAATCAATGCTGTGATGTCTGACATGTGCCAAGCAAAAGCCATGGACCGCTTAGTGTGTGGTGATGTGGGCTTTGGTAAAACAGAAGTCGCAATGCGTGCCGCGTTCGTGTGTACCGACAACAACAAACAAGTCGCGGTATTAGTACCAACTACCCTACTTGCTCAGCAGCACTTTGAAAACTTCCGAGACCGTTTCGCCAACTTGCCGATTCGTGTTGAGGTTCTATCTCGATTCAAATCAGCTAAAGAGCAAAAGTTAATCATGCAAGATGTCGCTGACGGCAAAGTCGATATCTTAGTGGGTACTCACAAACTACTTTCTAGTGAAATCAAATTTCAAGACCTTGGCCTGTTGGTTGTCGATGAGGAACACCGCTTTGGTGTGCGTCAGAAAGAGAAAGTGAAAGCGATGCGTGCCGATGTTGATATCCTAACGCTAACCGCAACGCCTATTCCACGAACGCTGAATATGGCGATGAGTGGCATGCGCGATCTTTCGATCATCGCAACGCCACCAGCACGACGCTTAGCAATAAAAACCTTTGTTCGAGAGAGTGATGATGCGGTAGTAAGAGAGGCGGTACTGCGTGAAATCATGCGTGGTGGTCAGGTTTACTTCCTGCACAACCAAGTCGACACCATTGAAAAAACAGCCGAGTCCCTACAGAAGTTAATTCCAGAAGCTCGTGTAACGGTCGCTCATGGTCAAATGCGAGAGCGCGAACTAGAACGCATCATGAATGACTTCTACCATCAGCGTTTTAATCTGTTGGTATGTACCACCATCATCGAAACAGGTATCGATGTTCCGACGGCGAATACTATCTTGATGGATAGAGCCGACAATCTCGGTTTAGCGCAACTGCACCAATTACGTGGTCGTGTGGGTCGTTCGCACCACCAAGCATACGCCTACATGCTAACACCGCACCCGAAAGCGATGAGCAAAGACGCCATTAAGCGATTAGATGCGATTGCCTCTTTGGAAGATCTGGGCGCTGGCTTTACCCTAGCGACTCACGATTTAGAGATTCGTGGCGCAGGTGAACTGTTGGGTGACGAGCAGAGTGGTCAGATCCAATCGGTTGGCTTTACGCTGTATATGGAAATGCTTGAACAAGCAGTTGAAGCATTGAAAGAAGGTCGAGAGCCATCGCTTGATGACCTACTGCGTGAACAAACTGAAATCGAAATGCGTCTACCTGCGTTATTGCCAGATGACTATATCCCAGACATCAATACTCGATTATCGACCTACAAGCGTATTGCGAGCGTCAGTGACACGGATGAACTGGCAGAGCTTAAAGTTGAACTGATCGACCGCTTTGGCACTCTTCCTGATGCAACCAAGAACTTATTATCAGTTTCTGAGCTAAAATTAGCGGCTGCGTCAATTAAAGCGAAGAAAATTGAAGCTCACGACAAGGGCGGATTCTTAGAATTCTACCCAGATGCTGACATAAACCCGGCCTACCTTGTTAAACTATTGCAATCCCAACCGCAAAAGTTTTCAATGGAAGGACCAACAAAGTTCAAGTTTACGATACCATTGGTAGACAGACGGAAACGAATTCAATTTGTTAGTGATTTATTGGGCGAATTCAGACAGAACTTGCTGCCTTCGGCATAA